The genomic stretch TGAACTACCACCCCGACAAGGTCCATCCGCTGCATCACGAGGGGAAGCATTTCCGCGTGGCCGGGCCGCTCAACGTGCAGCGCACGCCGCAGGGCCGCCCGATCATCGTGCAGGCCGGTGCGTCGGAGGACGGGCGCGAGCTCGCCGCCGCGACGGCCGATGTGGTCTATGCCGCGGCACAGACACTGGAAGACGCCCGCGCCTATTACACCGACGTGAAGGGGCGCATGGCGAAATACGGTCGCGAGCCCGGGCAGCTCAAGATCATGCCCGGCATCATGGCGGTACCCGGCCGCACGCGGCAGGAGGCGCAGGACAGCTACCAGGTCCTGCAGGACCTGGTGCAGCCGGTGGTCGGGCTCGGCGCGCTGGCGAACTACCTGGGCGACCTGTCGGACCACGACCTCGATGGCCCGGTGCCCGAACCGCCCGCCGGCGCGCGCGACCACAGCCGCGGACAGATTTTCCTCGAGATGGCGCGGCGGGGGAACCTGTCGATCCGGCAATTGTACCTGTCGATCGCCGGCGGCAACGGCCACCGCACGGTGGTCGGCACGCCGGCCGACATCGTCGACGCCATGGAGGAATGGTTCCATGGCGAGGCCGCGGACGGCTTCAACCTGCTACCGCCCTGGCTGCCCGGCGGGCTGGACGACGTCGTGGACCAGGTGATCCCGGAGATGCAGCGGCGCGGACTCTACCGCACCGCATATGAGGGCAGGACCTTGCGCGAGAACCTCGGACTCGACTGGCCGGAACACCCGGCTGCGGCGCGTCGGCGTGCAGCGGTGGCCCAGGCGCTCGGGAGCGCGGCGCAATGAAGCGGCTGCTGCTCGCGCTATTGGTCGCCTGCGCCGCGCCAGCGCAGGCGCAGACCTTGCGCATCGGCATGAAGGCGGCGGTGGACGGGTCCGACCCGCACCAATCCTACAGCCCGAACCGCAACGTGCAGATGCATGTATACGAATCGCTGGTGAACCAGGACCAGTACCTGCAACCGCTGCCGGGCCTGGCGGAATCCTGGCGCGTCATCGACGACACCACCTGGGAATTCCGCCTGCGGGACGGCGTCGCCTTCCACGACGGCACGCCGCTGACCGCGGCGGATATCGCCTTCTCGCTGCGCCGTGCAGCGGATGCGCGCGGGCTGCGGACCTACAGCGCGCAGCTCCGCAGCTTCGCCTCGGTCGAGGAGGTGGACGCCCGCACCGTCCGCATCCGCACCCGCGGGCCGGCACCGCTGCTGCATGTCAACCTTACCACCATCATGATCGTCTCCGCCGCCGCGGTTGGCGCGAATGCGACCGAGGAGGATTTCAACGGCGGGCGTGCCGCGGTCGGCACCGGCCCCTATCGCTGGGTGCGCTTCACGCCGGGCAGCGATGTGACGCTGGAACGCGCCCCGCGCCACTGGGGGCCGCCGGAACCCTGGCAGCGCGTGGTGTTCCGCTTCATTCCGAACGACAGCGCGCGCGTCTCCGCGCTGCTGGCCGGCGATGTGGACGTGGTGGATGCCGTGCCCCCCGCGCTTTACGGGCGCGTGCGCAGCGACCAGCGGTCGCGGCTGCATACGGCAACATCCGCCTTCAACCTGTACATGTACATCGACAGCGGGCGGGAGCGTTCACCCTTCGTGACCGGCGCGGATGGCCAGCCGCTCGACCGCAACCCCCTGCAGGATCGCCGCGTGCGCCTGGCGCTGTCGCACGCCATCAACCGCGCCGCTCTGGCCGAACGCGCGATGGAAGGCGGCGCCGAGGCCGCCGGGCAGATCGCCCCGCAGGGCTTCATGGGCCACGTGCCGGGGCTGCCGATCCCGACCTTCGACCCGCCGCGTGCCCGCGCGCTGCTGGCCGAGGCCGGCTACCCGCAGGGGTTCGGCCTGACCATCCATTGTACGTCGGACCGGTTCGCCGGTGATGGCCGTACATGCCAGGCGCTGGGCCAGATGCTGACGGCCATCGGCATCCGCACCGAAGTGGAGGCGATCCCGTCCAGCATCTTTTTCCGCCGCGCCAACCGCGCGCCAGCGGCGGGCGGGCCGGAATTCTCGGTGTCGATGTCGATGTTCGCCTCGACCACCGGCGCGGCATCGGAGGGCATGAACAACATCCTGCGCACCTACAATCCGGACCTGAGCCACGGCCCGGCCAATCGCGGCCGCTATTCGGATGCGACGTTGGACGGGCTGCTCGGACAGATCGAACGCACGATGGATGACGCGCAGCGCGAGGCATTGACCCAGCAGGCGGTGCGCCGTGTGATGGAGGAAGCGGCGATCGTGCCGATCTTCTTCGTGCGATCCGGATGGGGCACCGCGCGCAACCTCACGCTGATACCGCGGGGGGACCAGTACACCATGGCGACCGGCATCCGCGTCGCGCGTTGAGAGGGCACACCATGGCCAAGAAGCAGCTCAAGCTCGGCGCCTTCCTGAGCGTGCCGGGCAACCACCTGGCCGGCTGGCGCCACCCGGATGCGGCGGTGGAATCCGACATGGATTTCGGCTGGTACATGCGCCTGGCGCAGACGGCCGAGAAGCACCTGTACGACACCATCTTCTTCCAGGACACGGTGGCGGTCGGCGGGTCGGATGCGCTGAAGGCCGGCGACCTCACGCGCACACGGCTGTCGCGCATCGTCAAGCTGGAACCCACGGCCTGCCTGGCGGCGCTGGCCATGGGCACGACGCATATCGGCCTGGTCGCGACCGCCACCACCACCTTCAATGAGCCCTACAACATCGCGCGCCGCTTCGCGACGATCGACCACATCAGCAAGGGCCGCTGCGGCTGGAACCTGGTGACGTCCCAGATCGAGGACGAGGCCGGCAACTTCAACCTCGACACCCATGTGGACCACGCCGCGCGCTACGAACGCGCCATCGAGTTCTACGAGGTGGTGGCCGGCCTGTGGGATTCCTGGGAAGCGGACGCCTTCCTGCGCGACAAGGGCAGCGGCGTCTGGTTCGACCGCGACAAGATGCATTTCCTCGACCACCACGGCGCGCATTTCCATGTGCGCGGGCCCCTGAACGTCTCGCGCACGCCGCAGGGGCGACCGGTGGTGGCGCAGGCGGGCTCGTCCGAACCCGGGCGCGAACTCGCCGCGCGCACGGCGGATGTGGTGTTCACCGCGCAGACCGAACTGGATGCCGCGCGCGATTTCTTCGCCGATGTGAAGGGCCGCACAGCGAAGTACGGACGCTCGCCGGACGACATCAAGATCATGCCCGGCATCACGCCCGTCATCGGCCGCACGATGGAGGAAGCGCAGGAGAAGTACGACCAGCTGCAGTCCCTGCTGCCCGACGATGTCGCGCTGGCCGCACTCGCGCGCTTCACCCGCGGCGTCGACATCTTCTCCTACCCGCTGCACGGGCCGATGCCCGACCTGCCGGAAGCCAATTCCGCCAAGTCGCGCCAGAAACTGATCATGGACATGGCGCGCAAGGGCAACCTGTCGCTGATCCAGACCGCGCGGTCGGTCTCCGCCGCGCAGGGCCACCGCGTGCTGGTCGGCACGCCGGACTACATCGCCGACGAACTCCAGGAATGGCTGGAGAAGGACGCCGCCGACGGCTTCAATGTGATCTGTAACTACTACCCGAAGCCCTTCGAGGAATTCTCCGAGCTGGTGATCCCCGAGCTCCAGCGCCGCGGCATCTTCCGCACGGCCTATGAAGGCACGACGCTGCGCGAGAACCTCGGCCTGCGCGTGCCGGAGAACCGCCACACCCGCGCGCGCCGCGCGCAGGCGGCGGACTGAACGCGCTCAGGGCCGGTGCAGCCGCGCGCGTTCGCGCGTGACGGTGCGCCGCCCACGCTTGTAGGCCATCAGCACCGGCGCCACGGTGCGAAGCGCCATCTCCGGCGTCTCGGCATCCAGCACCACCAGGTCGGCCGGGTTGCCGACCGCCACGCCGTAGTCGTCCTGGCGCAGCAGGCGCGCGGCGTTCGTCGTCGTCATGTCCCACACCGCTCGCACCTCGGAATCCGACCCGCGGTTGGTGACGATCGCCTGCATGTTCGCCTGGCGCAGCAGCTGCCCGTCGCCGAAGGGCGTGAAGGGGTTGAGGATGTTGTTCGACGCCACGGTGCACAGCACGCCCTGCTCGGCCAGGCGGTTGGCGTCCACCACGTTGCGCGGCGCATTCGCCTCGACATGCCGCCCGCCCAGGTACAAATCCGTCGCTGTCAGGATGGTCGCTGCCACGCCGGCATCCGCCATGCGCTTCGCCACCTTGTCCAGCGCGGGCCACGGCATCGCCGCCAGCTTCGTGACATGCCCGACGGCGACGCGCCCGCCCCAACCGTACTTCTCCGTCAAATCGCAGACCAGCAGCGTGTCCAGCTCCTCGGCCGAGGTGCCGCTGTCGAGGTGCATGTCGATATCCACGTCGAACTCGCGCGCCATCTCGAAGACGCGCCGGATCTGCGCGGCGCGGTCGCTGTCGTAGTTCGGCGCGGCACCCACCACCGTCGCGCCGTTCTTCAGCGCGGCCACCATCAGCTCGTCCGTGCCGGGATTGTTGGTCAGCCCCTCCTGCGGCATGACGCAGATCTCGAGGTCGATCGCCCAGCGGTATTTCTCGATGAGCGCGCGCACGCCCTCGACGCCGCGCAGCCCGACCTTCGGGTCCACCTCGGCATGGGTCCGCATGCGCGTGGCGCCGTGCAGAATGCAGTTCTCGATGGTGCGCGACGCGCGTTCGGTCACGTCCTCGACCGTGAAGGTGTGCTTCACGGCCGAGACGGCCTCCATCGCACCATGCGGGAAGCGCTGCCGGCCGCAATCGCAGCGCGCCAGGATGCAGGATTTGTCGAGGTGGATATGCGTCTCGACGAAGCCGGCGCTCACCACGCGCCCACCACCCTGCGCTTCCTCCGGCGCGGTCGTGTCCAGCCGCGGCGCGATCGCCGCGATCCGCCCGCCCGCAACGCCGATATCCATCGCCGGATCGCCCGGCTTCGCATCGGGCAGGCGCACGTCGCGCAGGATCAGGTCGAGTGGCATGGCGGTCTCCGGCGGAATCGTCGCGATCGAACCACGCGGGCTGCGCAGCGTCCATGGCGTGACTTCGCACTGCGCGCCCCTGGCGCGACTTTGCCCTGCGCGCCCCTGGCGCGACGCTTGCTTACTCCGCGCCATCCTGGTCCCATCCCGCCGGAGGCTCCCATGACCCACGCCACGCGCCGTGCCCTGCTGCTCGCCGCCGCCGCGCTGCCCGCCGCACCGCGCCTCGCCACCGCGCAGGCCTGGCCGCAACGTCCCATCCGGTGGATCGTGAACTTCCCGCCCGGCGGTGCGGCC from Roseomonas fluvialis encodes the following:
- a CDS encoding LLM class flavin-dependent oxidoreductase; translated protein: MDTPASWVLDCAADLRAAVSGMAIARGSRRSIRMASPRKIRLGVSMIGMGYHLAAWRHPQASAGGNMELQHAVRVTQAAERGLLDMAFLADGVGIRFNDVPKGALSHTCKNVQFEPLTLLSALAMVTNHVGLVATASTTYNEPYHIARKFASLDHISGGRAGWNVVTSATDMEAQNFGLVGAPPKTGRYDRAVEFVEVVKGLWDSWEDDAFIRDQASGLNYHPDKVHPLHHEGKHFRVAGPLNVQRTPQGRPIIVQAGASEDGRELAAATADVVYAAAQTLEDARAYYTDVKGRMAKYGREPGQLKIMPGIMAVPGRTRQEAQDSYQVLQDLVQPVVGLGALANYLGDLSDHDLDGPVPEPPAGARDHSRGQIFLEMARRGNLSIRQLYLSIAGGNGHRTVVGTPADIVDAMEEWFHGEAADGFNLLPPWLPGGLDDVVDQVIPEMQRRGLYRTAYEGRTLRENLGLDWPEHPAAARRRAAVAQALGSAAQ
- a CDS encoding ABC transporter substrate-binding protein, producing MKRLLLALLVACAAPAQAQTLRIGMKAAVDGSDPHQSYSPNRNVQMHVYESLVNQDQYLQPLPGLAESWRVIDDTTWEFRLRDGVAFHDGTPLTAADIAFSLRRAADARGLRTYSAQLRSFASVEEVDARTVRIRTRGPAPLLHVNLTTIMIVSAAAVGANATEEDFNGGRAAVGTGPYRWVRFTPGSDVTLERAPRHWGPPEPWQRVVFRFIPNDSARVSALLAGDVDVVDAVPPALYGRVRSDQRSRLHTATSAFNLYMYIDSGRERSPFVTGADGQPLDRNPLQDRRVRLALSHAINRAALAERAMEGGAEAAGQIAPQGFMGHVPGLPIPTFDPPRARALLAEAGYPQGFGLTIHCTSDRFAGDGRTCQALGQMLTAIGIRTEVEAIPSSIFFRRANRAPAAGGPEFSVSMSMFASTTGAASEGMNNILRTYNPDLSHGPANRGRYSDATLDGLLGQIERTMDDAQREALTQQAVRRVMEEAAIVPIFFVRSGWGTARNLTLIPRGDQYTMATGIRVAR
- a CDS encoding LLM class flavin-dependent oxidoreductase, with product MAKKQLKLGAFLSVPGNHLAGWRHPDAAVESDMDFGWYMRLAQTAEKHLYDTIFFQDTVAVGGSDALKAGDLTRTRLSRIVKLEPTACLAALAMGTTHIGLVATATTTFNEPYNIARRFATIDHISKGRCGWNLVTSQIEDEAGNFNLDTHVDHAARYERAIEFYEVVAGLWDSWEADAFLRDKGSGVWFDRDKMHFLDHHGAHFHVRGPLNVSRTPQGRPVVAQAGSSEPGRELAARTADVVFTAQTELDAARDFFADVKGRTAKYGRSPDDIKIMPGITPVIGRTMEEAQEKYDQLQSLLPDDVALAALARFTRGVDIFSYPLHGPMPDLPEANSAKSRQKLIMDMARKGNLSLIQTARSVSAAQGHRVLVGTPDYIADELQEWLEKDAADGFNVICNYYPKPFEEFSELVIPELQRRGIFRTAYEGTTLRENLGLRVPENRHTRARRAQAAD
- a CDS encoding amidohydrolase family protein, whose product is MPLDLILRDVRLPDAKPGDPAMDIGVAGGRIAAIAPRLDTTAPEEAQGGGRVVSAGFVETHIHLDKSCILARCDCGRQRFPHGAMEAVSAVKHTFTVEDVTERASRTIENCILHGATRMRTHAEVDPKVGLRGVEGVRALIEKYRWAIDLEICVMPQEGLTNNPGTDELMVAALKNGATVVGAAPNYDSDRAAQIRRVFEMAREFDVDIDMHLDSGTSAEELDTLLVCDLTEKYGWGGRVAVGHVTKLAAMPWPALDKVAKRMADAGVAATILTATDLYLGGRHVEANAPRNVVDANRLAEQGVLCTVASNNILNPFTPFGDGQLLRQANMQAIVTNRGSDSEVRAVWDMTTTNAARLLRQDDYGVAVGNPADLVVLDAETPEMALRTVAPVLMAYKRGRRTVTRERARLHRP